The DNA sequence CGCGTCAAGGCGCTGCCCGTGCCCCGGTCGCATGCGGAGGAGGGCGGGGAGCTGGGCGTCATCGGGCCCTCGGAGCGCCACGTCTATGAGGAGATCGCCCAGGGGCGGGACCTGCGCAAGCTCGTGGACCTCTGCTGCCTGGGGGAGTTCGAGACCTGCAAGGCGCTCTACAACCTGGTCAAGGGCGACTACGTGCGCGTCATCGACGCGGAGGGGCGCGCGCCCGTCCCCGAGGACACCCGCCTGGTCGCCCGGGTGGCGGGGCCGGTGGGCCGCGTCGCCGTGACCATGGCGGTCCTGGCGGCCCTGGCCTTCATCGCCTCCCGCTGGGTGGGGCCCGGCTGGCAGGAGCCCGGCGCCACCGTCCTGGGGGATCCCGCCGCCCAGCGTCAGATTGCCCAGGCGCAGCGCGTCCGCATCGAAGCCGCCCTGGAGGTGTTCCAGTTGGAGAAGGGAACCCTGCCAGAGCAACTGGATGCATTGGTGGATGCCGGATTGTTACGTCCGGAGGAGCTTCGCTACCCCTGGCGGGAGCCCTATTATTACCGTCGGCTGGCTGCTCGGCGGTTCATCCTCCTGCCGCCCGTGCGCTAGCCTGCTGTGGAAGTCGTCCTGCGGTCCACCGGGCATGGGTGGGAGGGCGGCGTTACGTTGACGGCGAGCGACCACTGAACGAGGAACGACGCGCATTGCGAAACCCCGCCACGCTGGAAGTGCCCGCTGCTCGCGCAGAATCCACTCCCACCTCCGCCAAGGTGGACGTCCGTGACAACGAGACGACCCTGGCCCTGTGCGGAAACCAGAACGAGAACCTCAAGCTGATCGAGCGGCGCCTGGGCGTCCGGGTGGGGCAGCGCGGCACGGAGCTGCTCCTGTCGGGCCCCGCTGACGCCGTCGCCTTCGCCGTGCGCCTCGTGGAGAACCTCGAAGAGATGATCCGCGCGGGCCGCACCGTCTACCGCGAGGACGTCGAGCAGGCCATCAAGGTCCTGGGGCGCGGCTCGGAGTCGCTGCAGGAGGTCATGCTCGGCACGGTCCTCAAGAGCACCGGCAACCGGCAGATCGCCCCCAAGAGCCTCGCCCAGAAGCGCTACGTGGACGCCATCCGCGCCCACGACATCGTCTTCGGCGTGGGCCCCGCCGGCACCGGCAAGACGTACCTGGCCATGGCCATGGCCGTCGCCTTCCTCCAGGAGCGCAAGGTCAAGCGCATCATCCTGGCGCGCCCCGCCGTGGAGGCCGGTGAGAAGCTCGGCTTCCTGCCCGGCGACATGGCGGAGAAGGTGAACCCCTACCTGCGCCCGCTCTACGACGCGCTGCACGACATGATGGCCGTCGAGCGCGCCCAGACGCTGGTGGAGCAGGGGGTGGTGGAGGTGGCGCCGCTCGCGTTCATGCGCGGCCGCACCCTCAACGACGCCTTCGTCATCCTCGACGAGGCGCAGAACACCACCGTGGAGCAGATGAAGATGTTCCTCACCCGCCTGGGCTACAACAGCAAGGCGGTCATCACCGGCGATGTAACGCAGGTGGACCTGCCCACGGGCAAGATGTCCGGCCTCCACCACGCCCGCACGGTGCTCAGGAACATTGAAGGCATCCACTTCTCGGAGTTCTCCGACGTGGACGTCGTGCGCCACCCGCTGGTGCAGGAGGTCATCCGCGCCTACGAGCGCTCGGAGAACGCCCAGAAGGGGGCCCAGGCCGCCCGCGAGGCCACCGCCTCGACGCGCGGCTCCGGGGCTCCAGACGACGGTTCCCAGGCGTGATGCCC is a window from the Corallococcus soli genome containing:
- a CDS encoding DUF4388 domain-containing protein translates to MSLKGTLKDFGIGDILQLIGQQQKTGTLHFRNKDQEVRVGFQDGHIIKAEGLTRKRKELIGAMLVRAEIITETQLEAALEVQKRTLKRLGDVLVASHALTAERFHQMAQLQVTETLYRLFTWKAGTYEFIQEPVEPGPEGITPLRAETVLMEGFRMVDEWPVIRKRIHRDDMTFERVKALPVPRSHAEEGGELGVIGPSERHVYEEIAQGRDLRKLVDLCCLGEFETCKALYNLVKGDYVRVIDAEGRAPVPEDTRLVARVAGPVGRVAVTMAVLAALAFIASRWVGPGWQEPGATVLGDPAAQRQIAQAQRVRIEAALEVFQLEKGTLPEQLDALVDAGLLRPEELRYPWREPYYYRRLAARRFILLPPVR
- a CDS encoding PhoH family protein; amino-acid sequence: MRNPATLEVPAARAESTPTSAKVDVRDNETTLALCGNQNENLKLIERRLGVRVGQRGTELLLSGPADAVAFAVRLVENLEEMIRAGRTVYREDVEQAIKVLGRGSESLQEVMLGTVLKSTGNRQIAPKSLAQKRYVDAIRAHDIVFGVGPAGTGKTYLAMAMAVAFLQERKVKRIILARPAVEAGEKLGFLPGDMAEKVNPYLRPLYDALHDMMAVERAQTLVEQGVVEVAPLAFMRGRTLNDAFVILDEAQNTTVEQMKMFLTRLGYNSKAVITGDVTQVDLPTGKMSGLHHARTVLRNIEGIHFSEFSDVDVVRHPLVQEVIRAYERSENAQKGAQAAREATASTRGSGAPDDGSQA